The following proteins are co-located in the Apium graveolens cultivar Ventura chromosome 5, ASM990537v1, whole genome shotgun sequence genome:
- the LOC141659547 gene encoding fructokinase-2-like, translated as MSTNDLIVSFGEMLIDFVPTVSGVSLAEAPGFLKAPGGAPANVAIAVTKLGGKAAFVGKLGDDEFGRMLAGILKENGVCVDGIKFDQGARTALAFVTLRADGEREFMFYRNPSADMLLRADELNHKIIRSAKVFHYGSISLIVEPCRSAHLKAMEVAKEAGALLSYDPNLRIPLWPSEKEAREKIMSIWEKADVIKVSDNELEFLTGKEVSDEAALSLRHPNLKLLLVTLGEKGCNYYTQTFHGHIAGFHVKTIDTTGAGDSFIGSLLCKLVKDASILKDEAKLKEVLKYACACGAITTTKKGAIPALPTDSEVQALLKS; from the exons ATGAGTACTAATGATTTGATCGTGAGCTTCGGCGAGATGCTGATCGACTTTGTCCCGACCGTCTCGGGCGTCTCATTGGCCGAGGCACCGGGATTTCTTAAGGCTCCTGGGGGTGCCCCGGCCAATGTAGCGATCGCGGTGACTAAACTAGGTGGAAAAGCCGCGTTTGTTGGAAAACTCGGAGACGATGAGTTCGGCCGCATGCTTGCGGGAATATTGAAGGAGAATGGCGTTTGTGTTGACGGGATCAAGTTTGATCAGGGTGCGAGGACTGCGTTAGCGTTTGTTACGTTACGTGCAGATGGAGAACGGGAGTTCATGTTTTATCGGAATCCTAGTGCCGATATGTTGTTGAGGGCCGATGAATTGAATCATAAGATTATTAGATCG GCTAAAGTTTTTCATTATGGATCTATTAGCTTGATTGTGGAGCCATGCAGATCAGCACATTTGAAGGCAATGGAGGTGGCAAAGGAAGCCGGTGCTTTACTCTCATATGACCCTAATCTTCGGATACCATTGTGGCCATCCGAGAAGGAGGCGCGAGAAAAGATTATGAGCATATGGGAGAAGGCTGATGTGATCAAGGTCAGCGACAACGAGCTTGAGTTTCTTACTGGAAAGGAAGTAAGCGACGAGGCAGCTCTGTCCCTGCGCCATCCTAACTTGAAGCTTCTTCTGGTGACCCTAGGCGAGAAAGGATGCAATTATTATACTCAG ACTTTTCACGGGCATATTGCTGGTTTCCACGTGAAAACTATCGATACAACAGGCGCTGGAGACTCGTTCATCGGTTCTCTCTTGTGTAAACTAGTCAAGGATGCTTCCATACTCAAG GATGAAGCAAAGTTGAAAGAAGTACTTAAATACGCATGTGCTTGTGGAGCAATCACCACCACCAAGAAAGGCGCAATCCCTGCCCTGCCTACCGATTCTGAAGTCCAGGCACTCCTTAAATCTTAA
- the LOC141659548 gene encoding large ribosomal subunit protein uL18-like, whose translation MVFVKANKPRAYFKRFQVKFKRRREGKTDYRARIRLINQDKNKYNTPKYRFVVRFTNKDITAQIISATIAGDMVLAAAYSHELPRYGLEVGLTNYAAAYCTGLLLARRVLKKLEMDDEYEGNVEATGEDYSVEPAESRRPFRALLDVGLLRTTTGNRVFGALKGALDGGLDIPHSEKRFAGYSKDSKQLDAEVHHKYIYGGHVAAYMRTLIEDEPEKYQTHFSLYAKKGIDADNIEELYKKVHAAIRADPTVKKSEKQQPKEHKRYNLKKLTYDERKNKLIERLNALNNAAGADDDDEEDD comes from the exons ATG GTGTTTGTGAAAGCTAACAAACCGAGGGCTTACTTCAAGAGGTTTCAGGTTAAGTTTAAGAGAAGGCGAG AGGGAAAAACTGATTACCGTGCCAGGATTCGCTTGATCAATCAGGACAAGAACAAGTACAACACTCCCAAGTACCGCTTTGTTGTGCGATTT ACCAACAAGGATATCACTGCGCAAATCATCTCTGCTACCATAGCTGGGGATATGGTGCTTGCAGCTGCTTATTCACACGAGCTTCCTCGATACGGGCTTGAAGTTGGGCTTACAAATTATGCTGCAG CTTACTGCACGGGACTTCTCTTAGCCCGACGTGTTTTGAAAAAGCTTGAAATGGATGATGAGTACGAGGGCAATGTTGAG GCAACTGGAGAGGATTATTCAGTTGAACCTGCAGAAAGCCGAAGACCTTTCCGGGCTCTACTTGATGTTGGCCTTTTGAGGACTACTACAGGCAATCGTGTATTTGGCGCTCTAAAG GGTGCTTTGGATGGTGGCCTTGACATTCCTCACAGTGAAAAACGGTTTGCTGGCTACTCAAAGGATTCTAAACAGCTTGATGCTGAGGTTCACCACAAGTATATCTATGGTGGCCATGTTGCCGCATACATGAGG ACACTAATTGAAGATGAGCCAGAGAAGTATCAAACTCACTTCTCATTATATGCCAAGAAAGGAATTGATGCAGATAATATTGAAGAGCTTTACAAGAAAGTTCATGCAGCAATTCGTGCAGATCCAACAGTTAAGAAGTCAGAGAAACAGCAACCCAAGGAGCACAAGAG GTACAACTTGAAGAAACTTACTTATGATGAAAGGAAGAACAAGTTGATTGAGCGCTTGAATGCCCTTAATAATGCTGCCGGAGCTGACGATGATGACGAGGAGGATGATTAG
- the LOC141723323 gene encoding fructokinase-2-like isoform X1 encodes MGGTRDLIVSFGEMLIDFVPTVSGVSLAKAPGFLKAPGGAPANVAIAVSKLGGNAAFVGKLGDDEFGHMLAGILKKNGVIVDGILFDQGARTALAFVTLRADGEREFMFYRNPSADMLLTEHELNLKLIRSAKVFHYGSISLIVEPCRSAHMKAMEVAKEAGALLSYDPNLRLPLWPSADEAREKIMSIWDKADVIKVSDNELEFLTGKEVSDESALSLWHPKLKLLLVTLGEKGCSYYTKVHYYRQQHRYTKKFRGNVPGFQVNTVDTTGAGDSFIGALLCKLVKDDAILTNEAKLKEALKFACACGAITTTKKGAIPALPTICDVQGLISSNRTEKIKTSGWQKLITTPKQHLISSMCPGCYNVSN; translated from the exons ATGGGAGGCACTCGTGATCTGATCGTGAGCTTCGGGGAAATGCTGATCGACTTTGTTCCCACCGTCTCGGGTGTCTCATTAGCCAAGGCACCAGGGTTTCTCAAGGCTCCAGGAGGTGCACCTGCAAATGTAGCTATCGCAGTTTCTAAACTCGGTGGAAATGCGGCGTTTGTTGGAAAACTCGGAGACGACGAGTTCGGGCACATGCTTGCTGGTATACTGAAGAAGAATGGTGTTATTGTAGACGGAATCTTGTTTGATCAGGGCGCGAGGACTGCATTAGCGTTTGTGACATTGCGGGCTGATGGGGAGCGCGAGTTCATGTTTTATCGGAATCCGAGTGCTGATATGTTGTTGACGGAACACGAATTAAATCTTAAGCTTATTCGATCC GCTAAAGTTTTTCATTACGGATCCATTAGTTTGATTGTGGAGCCATGTAGATCAGCACATATGAAGGCAATGGAGGTCGCAAAGGAAGCGGGTGCCTTACTCTCGTATGACCCTAACCTTCGGCTACCATTGTGGCCATCCGCTGACGAGGCTCGTGAGAAGATCATGAGCATATGGGACAAGGCTGATGTGATCAAGGTTAGCGATAACGAGCTTGAGTTTCTTACTGGGAAGGAAGTAAGTGATGAGTCCGCTTTGTCTCTCTGGCATCCTAAGTTGAAGCTTCTTTTGGTCACTCTTGGCGAGAAAGGATGCAGTTACTATACCAAGGTACACTATTACAGACAGCAACATAGGTATACCAAG AAATTCCGCGGAAATGTTCCAGGTTTCCAAGTCAATACTGTGGATACAACAGGCGCTGGAGACTCATTCATCGGTGCCCTCCTCTGTAAACTAGTTAAGGATGATGCCATACTCACG AATGAAGCAAAACTGAAGGAAGCGCTTAAATTTGCGTGTGCCTGTGGAGCCATCACAACGACAAAAAAAGGCGCGATACCTGCACTGCCCACAATCTGTGATGTCCAGGGGCTGATCTCCAGCAACAGAACGGAGAAAATCAAAACAAGCGGGTGGCAGAAGCTGATTACAACTCCGAAACAGCACTTGATCAGTTCAATGTGCCCTGGTTGTTACAATGTCAGCAATTAG
- the LOC141659546 gene encoding putative transcription factor PosF21, which produces MEKDRAVNVGGGLLPPSGRFSPFRPSGSALNVKTEATGSNVLPPLPPDSLVEAGRLGHGLSSDTNHFSYDISQMPDNPPKNRGHRRAHSEILTLPDDLSFDSDLGVVGALDGPSFSDDTEEDLFTMYLDMDKFNTSATSSFQVGEQSSASGQPSKNAPATGPAAPSTENVVFASADRPRIRHQHSQSMDGSSTIKQEMLISGTEDTSSIEAKKSMSAAKLAELALVDPKRAKRIWANRQSAARSKERKMRYIAELERKVQALQTEATSLAAQLTLLQRDTNGLTVENSELKLRLQTTEQQVHLQDALNDALKEEIQHLKLLTGQNIVNGGPMMNYPPYGVNQQYYPNNQAMQSMLTAQQFQQLQLHSQKQQNQFQQRHLLQQFQQQQQSPLPQQQQPLPQQQREQHVSQGGDMKMEGATSSGNLGGSSQDISTPMSKE; this is translated from the exons ATGGAGAAGGATAGAGCTGTAAATGTAGGTGGAGGGTTACTGCCTCCTTCAGGTAGGTTTTCGCCTTTTCGGCCTTCTGGCAGTGCTCTCAATGTGAAAACTGAGGCAACGGGTTCAAATGTATTGCCTCCATTGCCACCTGATAGTCTTGTAGAAGCGGGTCGTTTGGGTCATGGATTGTCGTCTGATACTAATCATTTCAGCTATGATATAAGCCAAATGCCTGATAACCCACCTAAAAATCGGGGCCATAGACGAGCACACTCGGAAATTCTTACACTACCAGATGACCTTAGCTTTGATAGTGATCTTGGTGTTGTGGGTGCTTTGGATGGACCTTCATTTTCAGATGATACCGAGGAAGATTTGTTTACAATGTATCTTGACATGGATAAGTTTAATACTTCGGCAACATCTTCCTTCCAAGTGGGTGAACAGTCATCTGCATCAGGACAGCCATCGAAAAATGCACCAGCTACGGGACCAGCTGCTCCTTCAACTGAAAATGTGGTTTTTGCCTCTGCTGACAGGCCAAGGATCAGACATCAACATAGCCAGTCTATGGACGGGTCTAGTACAATTAAACAAGAAATGCTCATTTCGGGTACAGAAGACACGTCTTCTATTGAAGCTAAGAAATCAATGTCTGCTGCTAAGCTTGCTGAGCTTGCTCTTGTTGACCCAAAGCGTGCTAAGAG GATATGGGCAAACAGGCAGTCCGCGGCAAGGTCCAAAGAGAGGAAAATGAGGTACATAGCTGAACTTGAGAGGAAGGTTCAGGCCCTGCAAACTGAGGCAACATCTTTGGCTGCTCAATTGACCCTGTTGCAG AGAGATACAAATGGTCTGACAGTTGAGAATAGTGAACTAAAACTGCGGCTGCAGACAACGGAACAACAGGTTCACTTGCAAGATG CATTGAATGATGCTCTCAAGGAAGAAATCCAGCATCTTAAACTATTAACTGGCCAAAACATTGTAAATGGGGGTCCTATGATGAACTATCCTCCATATGGAGTCAATCAACAATATTACCCTAACAACCAGGCTATGCAATCAATGCTAACTGCTCAGCAGTTTCAACAGCTCCAGCTCCATTCTCAGAAGCAACAGAATCAATTTCAGCAACGGCACCTACTTCAgcagtttcagcagcagcagcaaTCACCTCTGCCGCAGCAGCAACAACCTTTACCGCAGCAGCAACGGGAACAACACGTGTCTCAAGGCGGAGACATGAAAATGGAAGGGGCAACATCATCTGGAAACTTGGGAGGGAGTTCTCAAGACATCAGCACGCCTATGTCCAAGGAATAG
- the LOC141723323 gene encoding fructokinase-2-like isoform X2, which translates to MGGTRDLIVSFGEMLIDFVPTVSGVSLAKAPGFLKAPGGAPANVAIAVSKLGGNAAFVGKLGDDEFGHMLAGILKKNGVIVDGILFDQGARTALAFVTLRADGEREFMFYRNPSADMLLTEHELNLKLIRSAKVFHYGSISLIVEPCRSAHMKAMEVAKEAGALLSYDPNLRLPLWPSADEAREKIMSIWDKADVIKVSDNELEFLTGKEVSDESALSLWHPKLKLLLVTLGEKGCSYYTKKFRGNVPGFQVNTVDTTGAGDSFIGALLCKLVKDDAILTNEAKLKEALKFACACGAITTTKKGAIPALPTICDVQGLISSNRTEKIKTSGWQKLITTPKQHLISSMCPGCYNVSN; encoded by the exons ATGGGAGGCACTCGTGATCTGATCGTGAGCTTCGGGGAAATGCTGATCGACTTTGTTCCCACCGTCTCGGGTGTCTCATTAGCCAAGGCACCAGGGTTTCTCAAGGCTCCAGGAGGTGCACCTGCAAATGTAGCTATCGCAGTTTCTAAACTCGGTGGAAATGCGGCGTTTGTTGGAAAACTCGGAGACGACGAGTTCGGGCACATGCTTGCTGGTATACTGAAGAAGAATGGTGTTATTGTAGACGGAATCTTGTTTGATCAGGGCGCGAGGACTGCATTAGCGTTTGTGACATTGCGGGCTGATGGGGAGCGCGAGTTCATGTTTTATCGGAATCCGAGTGCTGATATGTTGTTGACGGAACACGAATTAAATCTTAAGCTTATTCGATCC GCTAAAGTTTTTCATTACGGATCCATTAGTTTGATTGTGGAGCCATGTAGATCAGCACATATGAAGGCAATGGAGGTCGCAAAGGAAGCGGGTGCCTTACTCTCGTATGACCCTAACCTTCGGCTACCATTGTGGCCATCCGCTGACGAGGCTCGTGAGAAGATCATGAGCATATGGGACAAGGCTGATGTGATCAAGGTTAGCGATAACGAGCTTGAGTTTCTTACTGGGAAGGAAGTAAGTGATGAGTCCGCTTTGTCTCTCTGGCATCCTAAGTTGAAGCTTCTTTTGGTCACTCTTGGCGAGAAAGGATGCAGTTACTATACCAAG AAATTCCGCGGAAATGTTCCAGGTTTCCAAGTCAATACTGTGGATACAACAGGCGCTGGAGACTCATTCATCGGTGCCCTCCTCTGTAAACTAGTTAAGGATGATGCCATACTCACG AATGAAGCAAAACTGAAGGAAGCGCTTAAATTTGCGTGTGCCTGTGGAGCCATCACAACGACAAAAAAAGGCGCGATACCTGCACTGCCCACAATCTGTGATGTCCAGGGGCTGATCTCCAGCAACAGAACGGAGAAAATCAAAACAAGCGGGTGGCAGAAGCTGATTACAACTCCGAAACAGCACTTGATCAGTTCAATGTGCCCTGGTTGTTACAATGTCAGCAATTAG